DNA sequence from the Conger conger chromosome 18, fConCon1.1, whole genome shotgun sequence genome:
AGGCTCAAGTTTGTCAAATTTCCACGTCCCGCGGTCCTCACCGTCACCCCccatctccttccctctctccctccttcctctctctctctctctctccgcgcccGACCTCCCTCGCCCTCCGCCGGCTCTACCTGCTGTCGCTGGTCTCGGCCAGGCGGTTGTTCATGATGCCCAGGGCGCCGACGCCCCCGGAGAAGCCGTTCTGCCGCGAGCCTCCGCACACGGTCCTGGGGTAGCCGTTGGCCGTCTCGGACAGCTGCTTCTGCATGAGGGCCAGCGACACCTTGTTGGAGGCGGCCAGGTCGCGCATGGAGATCATCTCGCCCGAGAGCCGGCGGCCGTCCTGGTCGCTGTCGTAGGGCCCGTCCGAGTCCGGCGGCCGGCCGAGGCGGCCCTGCCTCACGCGCGCGCCGGGCCGGATGGCGTTGCGGCGGCCCAGGAAGGCGTTGGCGCGGTTACACCGCTGGCAGCACAGGCAGCTCATCTTGCCCAGCATCCAGTTGAGCACCTGCTTGATGACGATGGAGATGACGTTGAAGAGCGAGTAGATGCAGCACACGCCCGACAGGATGAAGAGGAAGTTGGCCAGCCGGTACAGGCCCTGGTGCTCGTAGGCCGCGCCCTGGCTGCTCACCAGGTCGCCGAAGCCGATGGTGCTGAAGGTGACGAAGCAGTAGTACAGCGAGTCGGCGTAGGCCCAGCCCTCCACGGGCGCGTACATGGCCGAGGCGCAGCACGACAGCACGGTGGAGGCCAGGCCCAGGATCAGCATCACGTGGTAGACGGACGGCTTCCAGCCCGGCAGGCAGGACTCGGCGAAGTCGCGGCGCAGGCCGGGCGGGAACAGGCCGCTCCGCCGGAGCCGGCGCTCCTGCACCGCCCGCATCACCACGGCCAGCAGCGTGATGATgcgctccaggaacaggttgaAGAAGAGGATGGTGCCCGCGCAGCCCAGCATCCCGTAGAAGATGAGGAAGATCTTCCCCGCCAGCGTCGCCGGGGTGGTCATCCCGAAGcctgcccgggggggggggggggggggagagggggggagacggGGAAAGAGGGttaatcaatgttttttttgggggggaccAGGCAAAAGAGCGAGGGGAGATTGGGGTCGGGACTTTCGTGACAGGATATGGAAACGCAAGTTTTATAGCGTGCTGAGGtcagaggggagacagagaaagagggttaataataataataataataataataataataaataaataaaatatttagctgacacttccatacaaagcaacttacatttgaccaagcaggggacaatccccacaGAGAAAATGTGGGGTAAAAGGCACTAGCTccaaggcccaacagctgtgcaaatcttatcgTGTCTCTAcatcagggcttgaaccacaaaccttccgggtcccagtcatgtacattagccactaggctacaggctgcccgccCCGTTTTTGGGGATGAGACAAAAAAGAAAGGGTAGTCTGGGGTCAGCGTTGGGGTTTTTGGCTGAGTGCCTCATTGATGCCAAGGGCTTGGTGGATTAATACTGCGCCTGTGCGATTTGTCTCTGGAGTGACATCATactgacagaggtcagaggtcaaagccTGATGCTGCAGACAGGAGAGACACATTAGCTGATGAGCTGGATGGCTGTGATGCCCCACCCCCTAACTGACAAGCTGGAGGTTATCCTCACCTtagccacacacgcacatacacacacacacacacgcacacacgcacacacacacacacctgagactccAATACTACAGCTGGTGCAGATCCATGTGGGTCGCAACAATAATCCCACCTGTGGAATTGTGTTTCACACACTTCTAAAGACAGGGGGTCACAAGTCAGAAGAAAGTCTACCAACACTAGAGCCTGGGACTCCAGACGAGGTGGATATAATAGGCTCTCCTGCGCTGAGAGGGCGGAGGGTTAGGGAAgcctgcagtctctctctctctctctctctctccaccaagGACTCTCAAGTCTGATTTACGCCCCGCGTATTAGGCAAGATGACTTAGCCCTCCTCCTGATCTCCAGCGCAATCATACAATTATGCTGCTGAGGCGGAACGAGAGCCGGAGTCATCCTCCGGTGCCGAACTTTTTATGCGCCGAGGCGAAATCATTAGACTCACGCTGAGAGCCCGGTCAGAATCAAAGACCCGAATTATTCATAACCATGACCCAACCAGTGACAGCCGGGAATACTAATCCAGTGTAATTGGCACTCTTATTTTGCAtggttacagtttttttttttggttactCATGTTCTTAATACATGTAAAAACGGGCAATAACAGCGCCAGTAATTAGCATTGTCATGAGGTCAGATCAAAGCCGGAATAGCTAATCAGGTCAGGATTATGTTTGTGTCGGGGTGAAGCAATATGCCAGTACAAATTATATGCCAagacaaataaatgcaagctTTAAAGAGTGAATTAATTAACAGCTTTTCTGTGTGGTACGGACACTAGTGATAGCTTTGCTTTTTGTGGCTGTTATTTTGCAATTTTAATGGCTCTGGGTTTTTAGTATCACACACTAGATACCCTAGCACCTAAAAGTAACTGCTTGTGTGAAGAGTCTGCCCATCTGTTTTGATTTGTCAACTGTGTAATGTTTTGATTTGTCAGCTGTGGAACCTCGATAACCCTGATAACCATCAATAtacaaatttctttttttattttttttttatttcaaaaggtTTTACCTATGGGACGTGTTTCTAAGAATTCCTGTGaataatttgtgtttgtttgtttatgtctgcattgttgtgtgtttattttttgtgtttatgtctgtttaTGTTGTCATGGCACTGGTGACAcaattgtatgtgtgtaatttgtgtgtaaaatgttgtgTAATTTATATTGCATATCGAGGACTGGAAATGGTTGTAAATGGACACGCAGGTGAACTAGCCCCATTGGAAGTGATGTGGGTATTCATGTGggtgccattttaaaatgtaattttgtctgATGAAGGGCGTGTAGCTCGAAATATCACATCTTGGGAGCAGTATACTTAATTACTTAAGTATACTTAATTAATGATATCATTAATATCATGCAACGCTCTTCTATAGGAACTCCCCTGAATGAATTTCCTTTAAGGTTAATCTGTGAGATTCAGTGGCCTTCACAATCCATCTTTTCTAGCCTCAAGAgccagattttttaaaatatcctCGTATATATAAGACCTGGCAGTTAAAGCGCTGACTGGCAAAAAGCCCAACCAGGAAAGAGCTCTTTTGATCCCTCCTCCATCAATTCTTTATATGGTGAGTCATGCTTGGGGTGGGTACCAGTTGTGTAAATTTGGTACCATAGTTGTCACTGTCTGACTGACTTAGCTGATAGAAAATTATGGCTCAATTATATGTGCAGTGAAATTAGTCATAAACTCTAATGCAGTCATAATGGATTATTGACAGGTTATGAAAACTTTATGGAATATTGTGCTGCCCCAAGCAGACTATTTATTTGTGGTCCAAGCACGTGGTGCAGGCACTTGGTAGGCATGTTAAGGATGTGTGACGTTATAGAATGACACCAATTGGCCTAGTGGTGGCGCTATAGAGCATGTATGAAAAATTACAACTTTGAACTTTTGAGCCATTTGTCCTAGAGACATGGGACAAAGATGATTTGATTCCCTTGCTCACACCAAGGAAATAATATGATTGTGCCAATAAAATGCATCTGCTTAGATTTCACCAACACCAAAAAATCTTCTTTTCATGAACCGTGGCTGAATGGCGATCCAATGAATCCTTGAATCATGTTTTCCATTGAAGGCCATGACTTTCCGAACAAGACAAAACTTGAATTGAATGAACAGCTTGAAAACGTGGCCACTATAAAATAATCGGTCATTTAGCATTGTTAGCCTGGAAGAAATAATACTTACAAATCTTCTTCTCATGAAGCATAAGTCCGATCAAGACGGGATTTGGTACAAGAACACGTGGCCAGTTGCACAATCTAAATTGCGAAGGAAAAGTTCCTACGTTGAAAGATGGGCGAAATGATAAgcaatcatattttcatatgaagGGGGGCACTAGGGGGCACTGTGGCCTTCGTTGGCCTTCTCCAGCGTTGCACGGTGTGCTCAGACCCTGTGTATCGCTGCTATGTAGctatatttcagtttgttttcgTCCTACAGAGGAAATGAGGTAAAGGGGTGCCCATCAAGCAGTGCACCTGTGTGTAACCGGACCAGTGGAGCCACACAGCCCCCCTCGCAAGgttaattgtttttctttttttcttttgtcacgtTCAATTTCTTTCTCCCTGCAGTGCAGAATTTATATGCTTTTATCCTTAAACTATACGCTGTGAAAGGTCTTCTCTCAGCTGATAAATagcatttgttttccatttcactcGCTGCGGTCCATCGGAATGGGTGTTTTGACCTTATCTCTCAAAGAGAATATCTTTCAAGAATGTGTTCTTATTTGACAAGCTGGGTCATTCAGATGAAAGCCAAAACCGAGTCTCTAGAtggaccccacacacacatacatacacatgcacgcacacacacacacacacacacacatatacacacacatgcacaaatatacacacacgcatgcaggaacacaaatacacacacacatgcatgagcacacacacacaaatgcacaatacacacacacacatgcatgcaggaacacaaatacacacacacgtgcatgagcacacacaaacacacacgcatgcatgcatgtaggCACGCAGGTATGCacccaaaagcacacacacgcatgcatacacaaacacatatacaaacacacagacagagacacggaaacaaacacacacacacacacacacacataaaagagagagagagagagagagagagagagagagagagagagagagagagagagagagagagagagagagagagagagagagagagagagagagagagagagagagagagagagagagagagagctcattATCAGCCAAATTATATCTGAGACGGGAAGCGGCTGCCATCGATTCGGTGCGCAAGCCATTAGCGTCCACTGCCGGGCCAGGAGACATTAAGTGCAGGTATCAAAGCCACGCAAAACgcgataataaaaaaaacctgatcCGGGGCGTCCTCAACGACAGGCCAGATGGAATCTGCGCTGCTATATCTGGAGCCTTCTATAAATTCCACCGTCAGTGGCGCCGCGTCGAAAAAAGACATTCCAGGAATACCCATGATGACGAGTCGGGAGTTATTCAGTGTTCACAGTATTATTATGCTGAAATGAGCTGGAATTATTGCTCAGATCTGGTGGAGTACATCACACTTAAATTTACAATGCAGATAAATCACTGTGCTAATGTGAATGCAGTAATGTTAATCGGGTGTGAGTTTAGTCTGGGTTCTGAAAATATGTTGAAATTAGCTAGAATGATTAATAAAATCTGGTATAGAGTACATCACACTTAAATGTGCAATGCAGATAATAACGATGCCGTAATGGTAATTGGGAGTGTGTTTATTGCTGCACATTAAATACTCTATTAAAACAGTCAATATTGTGACACCCTTAAGACCAAACCGGACAGATCATAATGAAAAGTTACAAGTATAGCCAAAAGTTATAAGTGACAAATGTTCTTCGATATTTTTCATCGCAGATAGAGAAAATTGTGGTCAAAGATCAAGGATATTGCATTTACTCTTCACTCTTAAAGCCTCGTTTAAACCTGccattataaaaatgaaataacgcAGGCTAATTTGTCTGAAACCGGTAAGAGTCGTATCCCGGTTCTTGGGATGGTTACAGTTAGGTCTGACGAGGACATTCTAAACCTTCGTTTGTTCTTTATTTACCTAGCGCCTGCGCTAAATACTTTGGATATGCGCTTGATTGTATTTAGTTCCTAGCCTGCACAAAACGTGATTACAATGTTCCAGAAAGGTTGTGTAtggttaaattacattacattattggcatttggcagacgctctaatccagagcgacgtacagttgattagactaagcaggagacaatcctcccctggagcaatgcagggttaagggccttgctgtgcgcatcttattgtggctacaccgggaatcgaaccgccgaccttgcgtttcccagtcatgtaccttaaccactgctgCAGCGACATAACTTTTTTATAACCCCAAATGGATGCTGCCAATCACAGCTAATGACAATTCGTCGAAAGCAAAGTACCATAAATGACACAAATTAAACCACGTACTTTGGGCTACTTGTGTTAAGTAAATGGGCATCGTGCCAGGTGAAGATGGGACAACTTCGGTATTTCTCCCAAAAGACCAATATCACAGCAATAGCACAGAACTCATAAGCGAGCAATGCTTACAGTATGGCTCAGAAAGCAAACGCTGCCAAGCAATAACAGCAACGACCGGAAGAACTAAGgatcagatttttaaaaatcacaactgCAGATTCATAAACTAAATGGATTGAAGGAATTGTTACGAATAGTCGCAAACCCGTTGACAAGTTGCCGCTACACCGTTGGGCTGGCAATTAGCGTGCGCGTCTGGCTAAGCAAACCGCGCTGGTATACCTCCGCCACACAGGCTGGCATTTAACAGGCCCATCACACGCCAGTTCAAAGCTCTTTCGTGTCGGCCTTTCAATCCGTCGGCTTCGCCTGCGTGTAATGTAGCGCCGTGGAGCCAGAAACCGGATAATGGCTGTGTCCCGCAGAGCGTCCTCACCGGTGGGCACTGGTAAACACACAGTTAACTCAAAGGTACTAAACTCGGTGACTAATGCGGTTACGCAAGGCCACACTGACATCGCGTAAGATTTTTCGCAAAAAGACTGATGCGGCGAGCGACTGAAAAATGCTTTGAGATGCAAGATGCAAACTGCTTACAATAAAAACTCCATTTGTAACTGTGTATCCTTGTGTCTGAAGAACCTGTGTTGTCAATTGTTGGGTTTTAATCACAGATacagcctgcataacagagagcagagggatATTCCGATAGGATCTTGGCCGGGATTCAATTGCCAGTTGTCACCGACTTGCAGTTAGATGCAATTTACAATTTTCATCACTGGCACAGTTTTGCACGTTCAGCAAATCACTGAAATGAAGCGTGAAACTGTCTGGAGAGCGctgccccaacacacacacaaacacacacacacacacacacctccccagaGAAGTCAACCAATGCCAGCTATAGAAGACTATACGTGTGTATGTCACGTTCAGTTAGGTGTCAGTATTGTGAACCAGGTGCTGTGGTGGGTGGTTCAACAGTTAAACATTTTCACTAAATACCAGGGTTGTATTTCCGCTCGCTGTCAAACAACAGGGACTTTGTTTGATCCCTTTCGTGATCAAAGCCCACTATGTCACAttgaagagagagaagaaattGGTAATTGTTCTAAATGCATCCTTCACAGaaatagaaaaaacaaacaaaaaaacaattgatCTCTTGAAATAAACCCGTGGGCTTATCAAAAATGGAACTGCAACAGTGCCTGTATTGATTTAAGATGACCCACTTCCAAAGACTGACTGCAGAACAATAC
Encoded proteins:
- the kcnk12 gene encoding potassium channel subfamily K member 12 isoform X2, whose amino-acid sequence is MTTPATLAGKIFLIFYGMLGCAGTILFFNLFLERIITLLAVVMRAVQERRLRRSGLFPPGLRRDFAESCLPGWKPSVYHVMLILGLASTVLSCCASAMYAPVEGWAYADSLYYCFVTFSTIGFGDLVSSQGAAYEHQGLYRLANFLFILSGVCCIYSLFNVISIVIKQVLNWMLGKMSCLCCQRCNRANAFLGRRNAIRPGARVRQGRLGRPPDSDGPYDSDQDGRRLSGEMISMRDLAASNKVSLALMQKQLSETANGYPRTVCGGSRQNGFSGGVGALGIMNNRLAETSDSR
- the kcnk12 gene encoding potassium channel subfamily K member 12 isoform X1, encoding MMPSQRLQGCRSLHINEDNGRFLLLAILIVLYLLCGAAVFSAVERPSELQAHGRWNRTLYNFSETFNISLEDLNSFLRDYEAAIATGIRADSLRPRWDFTGAFYFVGTVVSTIGFGMTTPATLAGKIFLIFYGMLGCAGTILFFNLFLERIITLLAVVMRAVQERRLRRSGLFPPGLRRDFAESCLPGWKPSVYHVMLILGLASTVLSCCASAMYAPVEGWAYADSLYYCFVTFSTIGFGDLVSSQGAAYEHQGLYRLANFLFILSGVCCIYSLFNVISIVIKQVLNWMLGKMSCLCCQRCNRANAFLGRRNAIRPGARVRQGRLGRPPDSDGPYDSDQDGRRLSGEMISMRDLAASNKVSLALMQKQLSETANGYPRTVCGGSRQNGFSGGVGALGIMNNRLAETSDSR